In the genome of Streptomyces sp. NBC_00259, the window CGCGAACGAGACTCGCCAGTGGCACTCATGCATCAGGAGCCACAAGCACACGCGCATGCTGACGGCCCTGCGAGACCGATATCGCACGGGGTGTGTGACGGGGGATCATTGAAGGGTGCGGCGTGCGCATTCGGCGCGCGTCCGCTTTGCTCTGGCCTCCCCTCCTCATCTCTTGGTGCGCGAAGGGAATGGAGGGGGAATGCCGACGCACATGGGCTATCCCGGCGTATACATCGAAGAACTCCCCAGCAGCGTCCGCACCATCGCCTCGGTCACCACCTCGGTAACCGCGTTCGTGGGCCACACCCGCCGGGGTCCGCTCAATCAGCCGGTGCGGGTGACGAGTTTCGCGGACTTCGAGCGGCGCTTCGGCGGGCTCACCTCACGTAGCGCCGTCGGCTACGCGGTGCACCAGTTCTTCGGCAACGGCGGGACGGTCGCGGTGATCGTCCGTGTCGCGAAGGCCGGCACCGGCGAGGAAGCCTGCGTCACGCTCAACTCCACCGAGGGGCACAGCGACTGCCCGGTGCTCGAGGTGCACGCCAAGGAGCCCGGGGTCTGGGGTTCGGGGCTGCGGGTGGCCGTCGACCACGACACGCCCACCCCGGACAAGACCTTCAACCTCCACGTCCTCGACGCGCGCGGCGGAGCCCGCGAGTCCTTCACGGGACTGTCGATGAACTCCGGTCACGGCCGCTTCGTCGAGACCGTCGTCAACTCCGGCTCCTCCCTGGTCCGCGTGAAGGCGCTGGACGAGGACCGGCCCGACCCCTCCGGCACGGTCTCCAAGCCGTTCGCCGCCGCTCTGCCGGACCTGAACGTCGAGCTGAAGGTCAAGATCGGTGATGTGGAGCGGGAGTTCACGCTCCACGAGCCCGACCAGGACGGCGAACCGCCGGCCGACGTCACCGAGCTCGCCCTGCTGCTGGAGCGCAAGCTGCGCGCCCTGCCCGACGCCCCGGGCAAGCACGCCTACGCCGGCGCCGAGGTCACCGCCTTCGGCCGGCGGCTCCAGGTCGTCGCCGGGTCCCTCGACCCCGACGACGTGGTGCGCTTCGTCGGCGAGTGCGCCAACGACCTCGGGCTGGAGGCCTCCGTCAATCCGCCCGTCTTCCCGCTCCAGGGCGGCAAGGACGGCGACCCGCCGGGACCGCGCGACCTCATCGGCAGCGAGGCCCGCAAGACGGGCGTACAGGCGCTGCGGGACGTCGACGACGTCAATCTGCTGTCCCTGCCGGAGCTTTCGGCGTACGAGTCCACCGAGGACATGGTCACGGTGCTCTCCGCGGCCGAGCAGCTCTGCCGCGAGCGGCGGATCTTCCTGCTCGTCGACGCCCCGTCGGCGTGGGGCAGCGTGGACGCCGCCCGGGCCGGAATCGGCGCGTTCGACGCCGTACGCAGCAACCACGCCGCGCTCTACTTCCCGCATCTGCAGCTCACCGACCCGCTCACGGGCCGGCTGCGCGCCTTCCCGCCCTCGGGTGCCCTCGCGGGTGTCATCGCCCGTACGGACGGCGAACGCGGTGTGTGGAAGGCCCCCGCCGGGACCGAGGCGCGGCTGGCCGGGGTGCGCTCGCTGACGGTCAAACTCACCGACCGGGAGAACGGACTGCTCAACCCGCTCGGCGTGAACTGTCTGCGCACCTTCCCGGTGGTCGGCCCGCTCGTGTGGGGCGCGCGCACGCTGGAAGGCGCGGACCCGCTCGACAGCGAGTGGAAGTACGTGCCGGTGCGCCGGCTCGCGCTCCATGTCGAGGAGAGCCTCCACCGCGGTCTGCAGTGGGTCGTCTTCGAACCCAACGACGAGCAGCTGTGGCAGCAGATCCGGCTGAAGGCTTCGGCGTATCTCAACGATCTGTTCCGCCAGGGCGCCTTCAAGGGCGGCACGCCCCGCGAGGCGTACTTCGTCAAATGCGACAAGGACACCACGACCGACGCGGACATCGAACGCGGAGTGGTCAACGTCGTGATCGGCATCGCGCCGGTCAGGCCCGCGGAGTTCGTCATCGTGAAGATCCAGCAGATGGCCGGGCAGTTCGACCTCTCGTAACCAAAGGACCCACGAAAAGGAACACGAAGGAAACCGATGGCTGAGTTCCAGATAAACGCCCATCGCTTCGACCCGTACAAGAATTTCAAGTTCCTGGTCCTCTGGGACGGTCGTACGGTCGCGGGCATCAGCAAGATCAGTCCTCTGAAGCGCACCACCGAGGTGGTCAAGCACCGGCACGGCGGTGACCCGAGTTCGCCGCGCAAGTCGCCCGGCCGCTCGGAGTTCGAAGGGGTCACGCTGGAGCGCGGCGTGACGCACGACCCCGAATTCGACCGCTGGGCCAACAAGGTCTGGCAGGTGGGCGCCGGGCTCGGCTCCGAGGTGTCGCTGCGGGACTTCCGCAAGGACATCATCATCCAGGTCCTGAACGAGGCCGGTCAGGTGGCCGTCTCGCACAAGCTCTACCGGGCCTGGGTGAGCGAGTACCAGGTGCTCGGCGAGCTGGACGCCAACGCCAACGCCGTCGCCATCCAGAGCGTCAAGCTCGAATGCGAGGGCTGGGAGCGGGACTACGAGGTGGAGGAGCCGGTCGAGCCCTCGTTCACCCATCCCGCCTGAACACCGCCAGAGCACCGAAGGGTTGAGGGATGACGCTTCCCGGCGAGCGTGCCGAACGCGCCGAGCGCGGCACCGTCACGCCCGCCGGCCCCGCCGAGCTGCTCGCCACCTGGGAGGCCGGGCTGGTGCAGCACGACGCGGGACGGTCGCTGCTGCTGCACCGTGCGGCCCGCCCGGACGCCGGCACCGACGAACTGCTGTCGGTGCCGGTGGGCGAGCGCGAGGCGGACCTGCTCGCGCTGCGCCGGGCGCTGTTCGGCGAGCGGATGCAGGTACGTGTCGAATGCGAGTCGTGCGGGGAAGCGATGGAGTTCGACCTCGACGCGACACTGCTCGGCGACCGGACACGGACGCCGGACGGGCCGCTGCGGGTGACGGAAGGCGAGTGGGTGGTCGACTTCCGGCTGCCCACCGTCGCCGACCTCGCCGCGGCCGGCACGGCGTCCGGTCCGGACGAGGCGCGGCGTCTGCTGCTGGCGCGCTGCACGGTCTCGGCGGTACGGGACGGACGGACCGTACCCGCGGACCGGCTGGCCGAGTCGCTCCCGGAGCCGGTGCAGCGGCGGCTCGCCGAGGCGGCCGGACAGGCCGACCCGGCGGCCGATGTGACGCTGAACGTGGCGTGCCCCGAGTGCGGTGAGGCCACCCCGGCCGAGCTGGACATCTCCTCCTACCTCTGGACCGAACTGGACAACTGGGCGCGGGACGTCCTGCTCGACGTCCATCTGCTCGCCACCGCCTACGGGTGGAGCGAGCCGGAGATCCTGGCGCTCAGCCCGCTGCGGCGTCGCTACTACCTGGAGCTGTGCGCAGATGCCTGACGTGCCCGTGCCCGACCACTTCGACCGGCTGCTCGCCCGGTACACGGCTCCCGGCGCGGCGCGGGTACGGCCCCGGCTGCCGGGCCCGTTCGAGCGGGTCGAGGCGCTGCGGACCGCTCCCCCCGAGCCCGGCGACCCGGCCGCGCTGGTCCCGGCCGCGCCGCCGGCCTCCGGGCCGGCCGGGGAACAGCCGCGCCCCGTGCGTGAGGTACGGACCGAGCGGCACACCGTCGTACGGACCGAGGGGGCGCGGCCGGGCGAGCCCGAGCCGGCCCCGGCCGGCCTCGTCCCGTCCACCCCGCTGTTGCCGCCCCGGGCGGCGGCCGCTCCGGGGCCGCGTGAGGTGGCCGCGGCGAGTCCGCCCGCGTCCCGTGGAGCGCCGTCGTCGGCGACGGCGCCCGGCACACGGCGGCAGTCGCCCGGCGTCGTGGCGCGTGCCGCCGATCCGGCGCCCGCGTCCGCGCCCCTCGCACCGGCACGGCCGCGCGGGGCCGACACCGCGGCCGCCCGTGGTGCGACGCAGAGCGGCATCGGCAGGCGGGCGCCCCGGCCGGCGGAACGCGTCGTACACGTACAGATCGGCCGGCTCGAAGTGAGCGCGG includes:
- a CDS encoding phage tail sheath C-terminal domain-containing protein, with the translated sequence MPTHMGYPGVYIEELPSSVRTIASVTTSVTAFVGHTRRGPLNQPVRVTSFADFERRFGGLTSRSAVGYAVHQFFGNGGTVAVIVRVAKAGTGEEACVTLNSTEGHSDCPVLEVHAKEPGVWGSGLRVAVDHDTPTPDKTFNLHVLDARGGARESFTGLSMNSGHGRFVETVVNSGSSLVRVKALDEDRPDPSGTVSKPFAAALPDLNVELKVKIGDVEREFTLHEPDQDGEPPADVTELALLLERKLRALPDAPGKHAYAGAEVTAFGRRLQVVAGSLDPDDVVRFVGECANDLGLEASVNPPVFPLQGGKDGDPPGPRDLIGSEARKTGVQALRDVDDVNLLSLPELSAYESTEDMVTVLSAAEQLCRERRIFLLVDAPSAWGSVDAARAGIGAFDAVRSNHAALYFPHLQLTDPLTGRLRAFPPSGALAGVIARTDGERGVWKAPAGTEARLAGVRSLTVKLTDRENGLLNPLGVNCLRTFPVVGPLVWGARTLEGADPLDSEWKYVPVRRLALHVEESLHRGLQWVVFEPNDEQLWQQIRLKASAYLNDLFRQGAFKGGTPREAYFVKCDKDTTTDADIERGVVNVVIGIAPVRPAEFVIVKIQQMAGQFDLS
- a CDS encoding phage tail protein, whose translation is MAEFQINAHRFDPYKNFKFLVLWDGRTVAGISKISPLKRTTEVVKHRHGGDPSSPRKSPGRSEFEGVTLERGVTHDPEFDRWANKVWQVGAGLGSEVSLRDFRKDIIIQVLNEAGQVAVSHKLYRAWVSEYQVLGELDANANAVAIQSVKLECEGWERDYEVEEPVEPSFTHPA
- a CDS encoding T4 family baseplate hub assembly chaperone — encoded protein: MTLPGERAERAERGTVTPAGPAELLATWEAGLVQHDAGRSLLLHRAARPDAGTDELLSVPVGEREADLLALRRALFGERMQVRVECESCGEAMEFDLDATLLGDRTRTPDGPLRVTEGEWVVDFRLPTVADLAAAGTASGPDEARRLLLARCTVSAVRDGRTVPADRLAESLPEPVQRRLAEAAGQADPAADVTLNVACPECGEATPAELDISSYLWTELDNWARDVLLDVHLLATAYGWSEPEILALSPLRRRYYLELCADA